Within Primulina tabacum isolate GXHZ01 chromosome 5, ASM2559414v2, whole genome shotgun sequence, the genomic segment ATAGCTACAAAGAAACAAAACTTCTGTCGTCGGTTCAGGTTCGGGCTCTACTGCTTCTGGCAATTTTGATTTGTCTTTCACAGCCTTTAATGTTGCCTCTAAAAAAAGAACATTTTTCATGGGTCAGATTTAGCCTCTGGCTCACAAGTAAAATTTTCAGTGGAATACGGAAAATGCAAAATCAATATCAATGTGTAActctaaagaaaaataaacaaatGGAAATCAGAATCACATAAACCAACTGACTGGTACAGTAATTTCTTACTAGAAATTACTTATACGTCTAATATGCAACTGATATGGCAAAATAAGTTTGAGAAACGTGAAATTATACTAGTTAGGTGTACCCAAAGAGTATCTTATGAAGAAGGTCCAGATATAAGTTGGTAGCTCAAGAGTCGGTGCTTCCGAAAAGACAACAGTCTAGGTCTGAAGTTCTACAATCAGATTTTTTCAATTGATTTCCAATCATCCTcaggaaataaaaaaatataatagatGTTAGCAGTAAACTATATGCATAAACAAGTATGCTGTTTCAGAAAAAAGATCAGCTCAATTAATTTACCGAGAACGAAATACTGTCAACTAACTGTGGATCAAAGCTTTCAAATGAACATTTGTTTCAATTTAATTTCATCACACCCGGTAATAGCAGAACAGCTTAGCTCACCATCTTCAACAGCAATATTAAACATCCCAATGCATCCTTCACTAGGTAGTTacaataacatctctatatgaGTTAATCAAGTTTGCGGGAGGCAGTATTAATTAGATCTCTCCTGTcaacataataaatatatataaaatataaaaattattccaATTTTCGACGTAAAAAGAATTTTGTTTCTATTCTGATCCTGCCTGAAGTTTGGACATTATTTCTCTCATAAGTTTGAATCATAACGAAAAATGTTAAATTACAAATAACTAAGCACCCTGCAAATCCTCCTTAACAAGGTAGGAAATAGCTTTAAATCACTGAATCATTTAATCATTTCTTGACCTCCTTGTTTTCTATTGATGACTACTAGAAGTCAAATCTTGTGCATTATGTCTCTCATTAATAAAGTCTGAATTCTACTAAAAACTTTTGAGTTTCAAATCAACGAGTCTCCTGTATAACCTTCCCAAAAAGGTGGCAGCGACTCAAGGTACAATCGATCAAAAGCAAAGGATAGGAAATAAGCACTAGATAGAGACAATATGGCATACCTAAAGAAGAAACAAGTTATCATCATACAGAATGCAAGAGTTTAAGGCAACCAAAGAAAAATTAACACAATCACATATAACTACATCTTCAATTCCATGAAACAAAAAATTTCTACCCATTTggaataaaaacaaaattaaagaaatccatCATCTGCTTAATAGAACAGGAAATTGAAACTAACCATTAACCCATTTCAAAACCAAACACTTCCCACCAGTAGCGACAAGATCTTGAGGAACCCTAGAGCAAAGCAAACAGGTAAGAGAAGTTcactaaaacatttaataaagtATGAAACAAAATCAAAGAGCAAGAATGTTGCATATTGtcaatttttaaaagttaaagGAGATGGagcaaaaatcaataaaatgcTCATCGAATagtaattcataaattaaaatcgaAACCACACAACCAGCTGACTAATACAAAGTTTGGTTACAGGAGCAACTGGATAAAAAAAGTCAACATTAATTTCAAATAGAACTAGAAGCAAGTTTAAGAATGGATatactaaataaaaatttaaaaaccatTTTTTCACAGACAAAGTTAAAGCAAAAGGCAACCAGTGCCTAATTTCTGACTTTATGAACAATTTAAAAAGCAACTAGAACACGCCCAAAAACCCATTCTAAAGCACCTTGTTCAAATTATCTGTCCAAATTCACTTTAAATGGACCAACAAACCCATTTTCCATTAATTTTTTATCGCAGTCATCCCAAATATGATTTAAAGCCGAAAAAGCCTTTTCATTGGCCATGATGCTTTTGTTTATGTTCTAGACAAATGATTCTCACAAGGTCACAGGCATTAAAATGCGCCACAACAAGGCAGCAAGGCAAAAGGTACAAACTTAATCAAATTAAAGCACATATTCAATACAATAAAAGGTGAAAATGAACTCACTGTACTACTTACAGAAAAAATCAAACTGATACAATTATATCACAGGCACTCATAGTTTCTAAGCATTACCCCAATCTCTTAGAGCAAATATCAATGCTACACCACAAACTATGCTTAATTCAGCAGAGGACTCCTTTTCCTATCTCAATCTTCTTCTTTTCTGAGGGGATTTTGCTGTGTGTAGAGCCAAACCTAAGGAGGATGCTTACTTCTGAATAAAGGTAGATTTAAAAATCTAATTTCTTAGTTTTATATCTTACTCGATGGATCCTGACGACATGTCTGAATGGAATGAAGGAGAAAAATAGTAAATAATTAAAAGATATGAAGTGAAAAATGGATCTATTCATGGTTTCAATTGAAAATTGGAAGAAATGAAAGAAAGGATTAAAGATACGAAGTCCAGtaaattttcaattttgttTCAATTAAATGTATCCCTTTTGATTTTCcaacaaaaagaaaaacaatagTAACAAATCCTGCATGTTTTCACTCCAACACTAATAGAGACAATGAAAATTTAACTGGCAGATGCGCAGATAATCATTTCATCTATTGTCCCCCCATGTTAAGGTTTCTCTCAcagataaaaacaaaaaataagatGCCAACATGGTTTGCATTGATGCTAGATTTTCTGGTAAATGCTTCAGAAAACGAGAACAATTCATCCCAGACTTAATAGTAAATACTGCCGAAAAAGAgaaaacaatgcccaagaagaAGAATTCAAATCGTTCATCAGAGGTAAGAACCAATCAATAAACTCAATTCCTTATCAGATACCAAAAAGAGGTCGAGTATATCGGAACCCAGTGTAATTTTATACAGAAATATCAACAAGTAGTAAGAACTGGGAATTTTCTTCCTTACCATTCTCTGACCCATCTGACAGCAGGGTTTCTGGACTTGGTTATGGAGCGCCTGTCGAAAAGATTATGAGCAAAGTGATTGTCCATTGCTTCCCTCTTTATCCCGACAGGGCTATTGGTTAAtcaatagaaaataatcatcatTGGTTGAAATTAGGGTTACGGTTTGGAGATGCCCAAAAAAAGACTAGTTTCTTTCATGGAATATCATCATAAAATTGGGGGAAGGGAGAATGCCACGTTCCGAATTCGTCCAAGTTTTGTGTCCTTTTTCGGCCCAATCAACTTTGTTGGGCACAACATTCGGCTAATTCCTTCCTTTCGTCTTATCATTTAGGACAAGTTTGGTTTTGGTCTCTCTTCACATGCATGTCATAGCTAACCaaagaagaaaattttgaagtgAGAATTAGATATATTCGAGTTTAAATTCGATTCGAATGTTAaaacttttaatattttttgctCGAATTCAGTTCAAATCAATGTTCGAGTTTGGCTCAAAATACTCAAACATATTCGCGAGCTACTCGAAAATAAATGCTTGGAATatgttatttaatatataattatattatattaataaaatatttagcaGCTCAAGACTACGTaacaaaataatttgagatCTAGTTCGGTTCGAAAAAAGTTTGAACATATTCATCACCTCGAATTTGATAATTTcgaatacaaataaaatattttttcaagacGGATAAATTGGTTTGCACCCAAATTTAGCGGCACATaaaaatttggttaaataaTAATCAACCGAACTATTTTGTTAATttggattttaatttttatttagtttCAATTATTGTTACGAAAATTTTGTTAAAACAAATTAATCgagtattttaaataaaattcaatttttacATAGGGGACTGGGGTCATAATAATTTTAGTACTTCAAGTCTTGTGTTGTTTTGTGAAAAATAATAGATAAAGCTAATAACTTCTAAAATTACATAGAATCTCCCATGGTTGTATTTATCTTACATTTAACCTCTTAAAATATAAGATAAATACAAATTTGATGGATGAAGATTTAGGATGAAgtaagtcttttgtgagacggtctcacgaatttttatcgtgagacggatcaactctaccgatattcacaataaaaaataatactcttagcataaaaaataataatttttcatgaatgacccaaacaAGAGATTCGACCCACGAAATTgatccgtgaaaccgtctctcACAAGATTTTTTGTGTTTAAGATGAATAACAAAATGTGGATGTtcgtaattttaaaaattattggaTTTATTTATTACTTTTCATAAACCTCAAGAATTATATATGTAATATTTAAGTGTAATTggatttatttgtaaatatgaCAAATCTCGTGAGAAATAAAGTTAATCATGTGGTTTTTAGTCACACAAAAAATCAAAACACTTGATGAAAGAAAAGAATTGCAGTGATACACCGTCCATCAAACGGAAAATGTAATTGGAAACGTCTCAAATTAGTGTTTATGTCAGTGGAGTAGGTACAACTCCCTATCAACGTCTTATCAGACGAGCTTGTACACAGGGCTACGCAATGTGATTTACATCACTAACGTGATTTGCAGACTATTGTATTAATCCAGAATTTATTCTGTGCACAACAAATGATTACTTTTGttgaaaaaaacaataaaaaccaTCGATACCAAGAGTTTGTATGACGTGAACAAAACCCGATTTTGGATTCTCAACAAATGAGGTGAACCTTCCATAAAAATAACAACCCACATAATTCTATGGTGCTATAAAAATGAGTTGAAGATCCATGTCCTAGTTTTATTAGGAATGAATTCTTTATATGAATGGTCATTTGAAAAAAATGGTGTAAATGAAAGTTTCATTCAgacaattatttataataatgttTTTATAAAAGTGTTCCttacaaggagttttaaaagtcTCAACAACTGTTTTATAAAAACGCTTTCACAATTAAAAAGTTTTGAAAGttctaaaaatatcaaaaaacacATCTTCTATTCCTATTCTTTAAAAAGTATTATACTCAAGagaacaaatttttaaaaacatttttataaaactTTTGCAGAAATCTTGTATACACACACTTGAAGTTTTTGTCAATTGCAACACactaaaacatttttaaaatacttgtcAAACAGAGTCGAAAGCATAGACGGTAAAGAAGACACCGCGATGTACAGAAATACTACAGATCTATAACTCGTCATGGGTTGGTTTTCGAGTTATGGATGGTAAAATCAGGAAATTGAGCATTACTAGTGAATTTGAATCAATCCAAGAAAAAAGAAACGCAcgtttttttacaaaataaaagcTCCTTCATCGGGTCCTCCATCCTACAATGGCTCAAGACATGGGACGCAGAGAGACCCACCAAGTTGCGAGGTCATGACCATACACGAAACTCACCCAGTTTACAATCATGAGCACTATGAGAATTGCCGATAGAAATAAACAGGTTAATTGACTTCAGCTAATACTAGTGCAGACAGGGCTCTATAAATAGCACCTGCACACAAAGCAATCACGAAAaattatatttgcaaagatcAGCACACATGCTTACTGTTTTAATATCCGGTCATTTTATGACATTTCTCGAAACCGGGCAATGGCCTTCTTCTGAATAACAGCTTTGTAGCTATCTCCTGCCTGCACCTCAAGGTTTGGGTCCACTTTCTTTGGTTGGCTACCTAGACCTGCTCTGGTTTCCATGTTTTGCGCTTGGACAGGCTCTACCATGCCACTACCATCTTTCCCCAGTCCCTGAACATGGGATTGACACACACAAAAAAACCACAAAAATTCCAACCCCATAAGTCGGATCAGGATgagtaaaaaattaaaagatggcCACTATATAACCAATGATACTGACGAGTCGGAGGTTTCCAAATTTAAAGAGGACTATTCCAAAGTAGGACAATATACACCACTGGATGTAACAAACGAAAGGGAGATGGTAAAAAAAGTAAAACAATCGAGTTGGCAGTGTGAGGTAATTTGTTGACAAAAATTAATTGGTGGAATAGAAAATTTTCAACTTCTTGGAAAATAAAGGAAAGTTGTGCAAGATAGGGATGAGAAATGGTACCAAGCCTTCGTGCCATCCCATGTTCCGTAGCATTCGGTTGCCTACATTGTTCTCATCAATTGCCCTGTCCGCTGTGATAATATCATAGCTCTGACTATCCAAATCTCCAGTAACACGTCCACCTCCAACACCAGGGGGAAAAGGCATAGAAGCCATGACGCCCACGCCCCTTTTATATGTTGAATCTCGATCTTGAAGCCCATCGATAACAGgaacatgaattttctcacaAGTCAATACACAGTCCGAAGATAAATAAAACTAGCAATCGAACCCAATGGATAAGATCCTTCTCAAATCTTTATTTAAGTACAATAGTCAAAGGTTGATGCTAAGACCATGATATTCCAACAATTCCCCATTGCAAAATTAGATCCTTCAAATTTCTGAGCAATATGCCCAAGTAACTCTAGATACAACAATGAACCGACAAAATTTTATTGATCACAGAGAGAGAACATGGCATTAAGAGAAACTGAAGACCACTTACTTGAATCTCCAACCCCAGTTGAAATGTCGTCTCCAAAAGCTGATGAACTATACAAATTTCTCCGTTCAGCAGCACGATCCCTGTAAGTATTTTGTGGCTGTTCTTTATTTAAAACAGAAGAAGACGGCATTTCTGAGAATCTTCTTTTACTGCCACTAGCAACAGGCTGTGCATAAGAACCCAAGGCAGATGCATCTGTTCTGAATGGAGCCACTGTTGTGGACATATCTGTGACTGTTGAAGATGATCCAGCGCTAAATGTACTGATTGAAGAAGTGGAAGGAACTTCTGCTGAACTTGTATAAAGGGTATCTGATTTGACCACCTTCAGTCCTGAGCCTCTGATAACACCCTTTAAAGTTCCTGCAGAACTGGTAGTAACAGACCTTGCCTTTTCTTGAGATTCCAAGTTTGTAGATTGTGTCATGGCACTCATTGTAAAGCCTGAAGAAGCCATAGCATTTTCTTTTGCTGTCAGCACTTCATTTTTTAACTTGTTCTTTGTTGATGATGCAGGGATAGCTTTTTCTTCAGCTGAAATTGACAGTTGATTGTCATCAAGAGCCACACGTGGTGCTTGTCCTTCGTGACTCCTTTGCTTCCAAATGCTTAAAACATTATTCATCTTCTTCTTGTTAGCCAAGATGCTACTTTTGGAGGCTAGTCTTATTTCTTTTAACTTCTCCTTCTCTTTCTTCTCAGCAGctattgctgctgctgctgccgcCTGAACGGCGTCGGGTAATGAAGCAGATTTCTCATTTGCTGTTATGGTAGCTGCTGGGGCAGATATTACAACTTTCAGACTACTGGAGGAACCATCAGACGCCTTAGAAGTTTCAATCTGCTTTTCAGTTGTTTCATCACTCTGATTAGTGCAAGGGACATATTGCTGGGTTTTGTGGTCAAAAGAATACCAGGCACCGTTGTTGCCGTCGTAATATAAACCTATAGAGCAGATGATGTAAAATCAAATTACTTACATTTCATTTAAAAGAAACAACCCCCAGATCTAGGAAATGTAGGAGGAAATGATATCCCATGCATTTCAAATGGTCGAAAATAATACATGTTCCAAAGTATTTCAGTGAAGACAATATTTTTCTCCATAAATATTTTCCAACAGGAATTCTACATCAACATAATATAACACTATATCATCAACTTAGACAAATTGTCTGTCATGCAAAAAGAATGATAAATCAGCAGAAAGTAGAATATTTTCCTTCGCATGCAACATTTCAGTTTGCTCGATCCAATGTGCATTATGATGATGTACACCAGGTCAAAAACAAGGAATTTCAAGAAGTGATAAGACTCAATGAgagaaaattgtcaaaaaaaaaaaaaaaaaagcagtaAACCAACACTTCACAAAAACTGCTAAAAGTATGGCTCAAGAACCAGcaccaaaaaataaaaagttttaatTGTAATGAATTGCATCTCTATATGGAAAATACATGTAAGACAACAATTTCAATCAAATAACCTATGCATGAGTTATATGTGGAGCCTGGTCCAGTTCTCTGTGTTGTGTTGTGTGTTGTGCAGTACAGGCTTTTGGCATCAAAATAAACAGAATTCCATCATCCAGCATTTTATTCAGGACGAAAATCACAGGGACAAATTCATAGGCCACACCTCATTGGCCAGATCATATAATCTTTCCACTATTAAAATACATGACATCCTTACTTTCTAGTACGGTTGAAAGATTTCCTTATCATAAGAGTAAAGTTTAAAAGCTCCACTATCTTAGGTATATAATACATAAGGAAGAAAGTCAATACTTCACTTTGCAAGAATAGGTATCAATACCACGACACTCTTCACTGGGAAAATTATAGAACCCTATCCTGCAAACTTTTATCCATCGGATTCTCAATTTTACTTTGCAAGAACAGGTATCAATGCCATTTACACTCTTCACTGGGAAAATTATAGAACCCTACCCTACAAACTTTTATCCATCAGATTCTCAGATAGATAGGAACGTGTGGATGAGTGACACGAATACTAGGCAGGAATTGAAAAAACATATGATACAATACATCAATCAGCGACTATTAAAAGCTTATAACTAACCCGCCACTCTTATTTGTACGATCCCATCAAAAAAGTATCATGGAATAAAAAACATGAAGGCAAACTAACATTAGACCATACCATGGTTTAGTTTGAAGGATGCGAACAAATTGCATCACAAAACCTTTTTCTGTTTCGATTCCCAAAAAATGGCACCAAAAATGAGAACCAATAGTTCAATTCTGATTCTTTAACATAGGAAATAAAGATGTGAGATCGTAGATGGAATCATATGTCTATCTTCAATTGTAAATTCTCGAGCATATATAGACATCTTAAGTtgcataatttacataaataaaaataaatccctattttttttttccatagaaatttttttttttaaatcctaTGACATATCATCTCAATTGATTAAACTTAATTACTCTCACAACCTTACAAGCCCACTTTTTTTTATCCACCAttaaatttcaaaagaaaaacatcGTTTAAATTGTTTTGAAAGTTATAACCGATACAGTTATCAACCAGAACTAAAATTTGTCAAAGCAATAAGATTCTAGTTAAGCCGTCCATTTTGGAGTAATGGCCAAGCTCCgagatttaaaacaaaaaacgaTAATTATGTCTGTACACTTTACAGTTAGATTAATGTATTATGAATGGCGGCACAACAGATTTATTTCAAGCGTCCACCAGATACAatgaataaaattctttttttcaAGGGATTGAAGAAAATAATAGCTTTTATGGACAcggcatctttaaagtaggtcAAAGGCAGGGGTTTGTGATTCTAGAGACCTTTTCATGTCTTCCACAAAGGGATATATTAGTGATTCGGCAAACAATTGTAAAACATACCTGTATTTCCATCATAGTAGAACCCAGAAGCAGCATCAAAGTAATAGCCGGAGGCCTCATCCCACACAAAACCAGATTGTGGAGGGGCAGAATTATTTTGACCTGAGACACCGCCTTGATCTTGACCACCAGATGATTGTTTATCATCTGGATTATATTCTTTGGGCGCCCAACCAACTGCATCATACTACAAGATATGCAGGAAGAAACGTGTCTCAAATGAAACAGAACTATGTTAgcaaatgtgtgtgtgtgtgtctctatatatatatatatatatatatatagagcgAGAGAGAGAACAAATAAACTAAGACAtacaagagagagagagaaagtTACAGACATACATTTAGCAACTATTAATGCAAGTAAAAGGAACCTATTCACCAAAGATATAAATTAATTTCCTGGGTATCAATACTTTAGCACTAACATTTAAGAGAAAATCTTCAAAACGAATGCTAATAGGACATGAAGAAAAACAGCTGATTGACATGGAGATAATTGTAAGTGCTGCAGAAAAGAGGATAGCAAACCTGCTGGGCAAATGTTGCCGCTTCAATTGCAGCAGCAGCGAGACTGCTAGACTGAGAAGCTCCTGAAGCTGCGGATCCAGGCCCAATTATACTTTTGGCATAGGCAACTCGAAGGATCTGACCATTTTTCTCCAAAGTAGTGCCATTTGTCGCATCAAGTGCTTTAGTAGCATCCTCAACCTTAAGGTAAGTCGACATACAGacaaatttattgataataaATAATAGTCCTCATTAAAAGAATAATCAGAAAGATGAGCTTTCAAAGGGAATGAAAACATTCACGAAATCCAGGGACAAAAGAGAGACTACAAAACCAACTATTACAGTGAACAATAGCTCTTACGCCCATTTCGAACATCTTATTTTGGAGATTAGAGGGAAGAaataaacagaaaaaaaaaGTGCACTGAGGAATTCATAGTAAATAGATTCCCTTTCCGATGGCCTATGCAGTTATCAGAAGTCGGATAATCTCTCAAAACGGGGAAAAAGGGCATCAAAGAATCAGAAACCAACAATTAGATCACAATCCACAGAATCAATTTCATACATATTTATGCCTTCAGAGTAACATTGAACAAACACTATATGATACGTTGAGTTTTGCAAGCCATTTTTTCAGAATTCAttagacaattaattaaaaagtctcaCACCCTGTGCTACTTTCAACTTTCAACATCAAGTGGCTTTAATATTTGCACATGTTTCATGAAAAGGTCGCCTAATATTCAAGGGTAAACAAAATCCAAATAGATGACAGAAGGAATTATGTTGGTCTCTTCTTGCGTACTCTCTTCGCCAAGTATATTCATACAGCCCTTACAACACAAacatttattaagttttgaaattaAGTACCCGAATATTGATATGTTAACACATATTTACCTTCACAACCAACAGAATATTCAGAAACATCGCTCAAAATTCTATATAATGGTCCTGTCAATCACTTTATTAAAGCACGTTTCTTTCAGTTCCACAGAATTAATTGTAATATTACATTTCTTTTGTCGACTATTCGAAAACACAATATAATCATTTTGTTGCGAAAAATACTAAACCACCAATGTGAAAAACCTGGCTATTACACAAAAATATAATTGGAAGGAGACGTTTGCCGTTACTTCTAATCCTTTTAGCACCACAATTGGAATCCGTTATTCATGAACAGGCACTAAAATTACTCTGTACTTACCGAGTAAAAATGCACAAAAGCGAATCCTCTTGAGACATGTGTGAATTTGTCTCTAACAAGCCGCAAATCCTGCAATTTTgattatgttattgtaaatataaCTGAAAGGCAGATTAAAAAAATAGCACAcaacaaaggaaaaatattGCACCTTGATAGGAGCATGTTTAGAAAATTCATAACGCAACATTTCCTCATCAGCATTTTCATCCAACCCACGAACAACAAGAACATATGTAGGACCTAAAGTGCATATCAATTTAAGAATTATTGAATGCAGAAAAGTTATGTTTATTAATAATGCTAACGCACCATAAAC encodes:
- the LOC142547512 gene encoding SUPPRESSOR OF ABI3-5 isoform X1, which translates into the protein MDPGRYGLQQGWEHNSALEGYGAVHDSSFRAGVSSYDDRRFVDERFSRDNAYPRGSLHRDMLERDSYPPPHSTVNMWPQTRRRSYEEEYSIEKDYRRHEKLSCDDGFDRPARYGARDRDDYAYDDYDYDYRSRASHHGREDSHERNYDYGRQSYDSDYDRDDRREGNWRRRESRDRERDKRGPSWERDGSPYGRHEHSRSRSHGRDDRARSRSPLGRNHGRSHREDSYDDSWHGRDRHRNHNDRYHHDQYSVAPSATVVAKGLSPKTTEEDLYQLLAEWGPLRHVRVIKERNSGISRGFAFIDFPSVDAAQAMMDRLGDDGLLVDGRKLFFEYSSKPTGMASGSIGVDSAPRSGHGNRRSVSVPSDWMCTICGCINFARRTFCFQCNEPRTEDAPPADMTSSNPAPIGKKGEAGPTYVLVVRGLDENADEEMLRYEFSKHAPIKDLRLVRDKFTHVSRGFAFVHFYSVEDATKALDATNGTTLEKNGQILRVAYAKSIIGPGSAASGASQSSSLAAAAIEAATFAQQYDAVGWAPKEYNPDDKQSSGGQDQGGVSGQNNSAPPQSGFVWDEASGYYFDAASGFYYDGNTGLYYDGNNGAWYSFDHKTQQYVPCTNQSDETTEKQIETSKASDGSSSSLKVVISAPAATITANEKSASLPDAVQAAAAAAIAAEKKEKEKLKEIRLASKSSILANKKKMNNVLSIWKQRSHEGQAPRVALDDNQLSISAEEKAIPASSTKNKLKNEVLTAKENAMASSGFTMSAMTQSTNLESQEKARSVTTSSAGTLKGVIRGSGLKVVKSDTLYTSSAEVPSTSSISTFSAGSSSTVTDMSTTVAPFRTDASALGSYAQPVASGSKRRFSEMPSSSVLNKEQPQNTYRDRAAERRNLYSSSAFGDDISTGVGDSNRDSTYKRGVGVMASMPFPPGVGGGRVTGDLDSQSYDIITADRAIDENNVGNRMLRNMGWHEGLGLGKDGSGMVEPVQAQNMETRAGLGSQPKKVDPNLEVQAGDSYKAVIQKKAIARFREMS
- the LOC142547512 gene encoding SUPPRESSOR OF ABI3-5 isoform X4 codes for the protein MDPGRYGLQQGWEHNSALEGYGAVHDSSFRAGVSSYDDRRFVDERFSRDNAYPRGSLHRDMLERDSYPPPHSTVNMWPQTRRRSYEEEYSIEKDYRRHEKLSRASHHGREDSHERNYDYGRQSYDSDYDRDDRREGNWRRRESRDRERDKRGPSWERDGSPYGRHEHSRSRSHGRDDRARSRSPLGRNHGRSHREDSYDDSWHGRDRHRNHNDRYHHDQYSVAPSATVVAKGLSPKTTEEDLYQLLAEWGPLRHVRVIKERNSGISRGFAFIDFPSVDAAQAMMDRLGDDGLLVDGRKLFFEYSSKPTGMASGSIGVDSAPRSGHGNRRSVSVPSDWMCTICGCINFARRTFCFQCNEPRTEDAPPADMTSSNPAPIGKKGEAGPTYVLVVRGLDENADEEMLRYEFSKHAPIKDLRLVRDKFTHVSRGFAFVHFYSVEDATKALDATNGTTLEKNGQILRVAYAKSIIGPGSAASGASQSSSLAAAAIEAATFAQQYDAVGWAPKEYNPDDKQSSGGQDQGGVSGQNNSAPPQSGFVWDEASGYYFDAASGFYYDGNTGLYYDGNNGAWYSFDHKTQQYVPCTNQSDETTEKQIETSKASDGSSSSLKVVISAPAATITANEKSASLPDAVQAAAAAAIAAEKKEKEKLKEIRLASKSSILANKKKMNNVLSIWKQRSHEGQAPRVALDDNQLSISAEEKAIPASSTKNKLKNEVLTAKENAMASSGFTMSAMTQSTNLESQEKARSVTTSSAGTLKGVIRGSGLKVVKSDTLYTSSAEVPSTSSISTFSAGSSSTVTDMSTTVAPFRTDASALGSYAQPVASGSKRRFSEMPSSSVLNKEQPQNTYRDRAAERRNLYSSSAFGDDISTGVGDSNRDSTYKRGVGVMASMPFPPGVGGGRVTGDLDSQSYDIITADRAIDENNVGNRMLRNMGWHEGLGLGKDGSGMVEPVQAQNMETRAGLGSQPKKVDPNLEVQAGDSYKAVIQKKAIARFREMS
- the LOC142547512 gene encoding SUPPRESSOR OF ABI3-5 isoform X3, which translates into the protein MDPGRYGLQQGWEHNSALEGYGAVHDSSFRAGVSSYDDRRFVDERFSRDNAYPRGSLHRDMLERDSYPPPHSTVNMWPQTRRRSYEEEYSIEKDYRRHEKLPARYGARDRDDYAYDDYDYDYRSRASHHGREDSHERNYDYGRQSYDSDYDRDDRREGNWRRRESRDRERDKRGPSWERDGSPYGRHEHSRSRSHGRDDRARSRSPLGRNHGRSHREDSYDDSWHGRDRHRNHNDRYHHDQYSVAPSATVVAKGLSPKTTEEDLYQLLAEWGPLRHVRVIKERNSGISRGFAFIDFPSVDAAQAMMDRLGDDGLLVDGRKLFFEYSSKPTGMASGSIGVDSAPRSGHGNRRSVSVPSDWMCTICGCINFARRTFCFQCNEPRTEDAPPADMTSSNPAPIGKKGEAGPTYVLVVRGLDENADEEMLRYEFSKHAPIKDLRLVRDKFTHVSRGFAFVHFYSVEDATKALDATNGTTLEKNGQILRVAYAKSIIGPGSAASGASQSSSLAAAAIEAATFAQQYDAVGWAPKEYNPDDKQSSGGQDQGGVSGQNNSAPPQSGFVWDEASGYYFDAASGFYYDGNTGLYYDGNNGAWYSFDHKTQQYVPCTNQSDETTEKQIETSKASDGSSSSLKVVISAPAATITANEKSASLPDAVQAAAAAAIAAEKKEKEKLKEIRLASKSSILANKKKMNNVLSIWKQRSHEGQAPRVALDDNQLSISAEEKAIPASSTKNKLKNEVLTAKENAMASSGFTMSAMTQSTNLESQEKARSVTTSSAGTLKGVIRGSGLKVVKSDTLYTSSAEVPSTSSISTFSAGSSSTVTDMSTTVAPFRTDASALGSYAQPVASGSKRRFSEMPSSSVLNKEQPQNTYRDRAAERRNLYSSSAFGDDISTGVGDSNRDSTYKRGVGVMASMPFPPGVGGGRVTGDLDSQSYDIITADRAIDENNVGNRMLRNMGWHEGLGLGKDGSGMVEPVQAQNMETRAGLGSQPKKVDPNLEVQAGDSYKAVIQKKAIARFREMS